The Engystomops pustulosus chromosome 1, aEngPut4.maternal, whole genome shotgun sequence genome has a window encoding:
- the ZCCHC9 gene encoding zinc finger CCHC domain-containing protein 9, producing the protein MTRWARPGQSNTASGNRKVHAATPWEDLHKGSGPAKRTAASAGSAPPHKKKKAAYVNEDVNGFQAMQKELERKEQRSEDRRVKRQQNKKSKMVCFHCRKPGHGMADCSEALRCQEMGTGICFRCGSTEHEVNKCRAKVDPALGEFPFAKCFICGETGHLSRSCPDNPKGLYAQGGSCRVCGSVEHFQRDCPENKAAQITVSRWSSGMSADHEDVPVQTKVNKPPTKVPKVVTF; encoded by the exons ATGACTCGCTGGGCTCGGCCGGGACAGAGCAATACCGCATCTGGGAACCGCAAAGTGCATGCGGCGACTCCATGGGAAGATCTGCACAAGGGATCCGGCCCGGCCAAGAGGACAGCGGCCAGTGCCGGGAGCGCGCCCCCGCACAAGAAGAAGAAGGCGGCCTATGTGAACGAGGACGTAAATGGCTTCCAAGCTATGCAGAAGGAGCTGGAGAGGAAGGAGCAGCGCAGTGAGGACAGGAGGGTGAAGAGACAGCAGAACAAGAAGAGCAAGATG GTCTGCTTCCACTGCCGCAAACCCGGTCATGGCATGGCTGATTGCTCGGAAGCCCTGAGATGCCAGGAGATGGGCACAGGAATATGTTTCCGCTGTGGATCCACGGAGCACGAAGTCAATAAATGCAGAGCCAAAGTGGATCCAGCACTTG GAGAGTTTCCATTTGcaaaatgttttatatgtggaGAGACCGGACACTTGTCGAGGTCGTGCCCAGACAATCCAAAAGGCCTTTATGCACAAG GTGGAAGCTGTAGGGTTTGCGGCTCTGTTGAGCATTTTCAGCGGGACTGTCCGGAGAATAAAGCAG CTCAAATCACAGTCAGCAGATGGTCCAGCGGGATGAGTGCAGATCATGAAGATGTTCCTGTGCAAACAAAAGTGAATAAACCACCAACTAAAGTGCCCAAAGTTGTCACATTCTGA